A stretch of the Nicotiana tabacum cultivar K326 chromosome 6, ASM71507v2, whole genome shotgun sequence genome encodes the following:
- the LOC107765570 gene encoding putative WRKY transcription factor 41, with translation MENYGADNNGELNRIISELTQGKDLVHQLQLQLNAPYSSSSSSPETTRDFLLHNIQSKFDKALSLLQYSTGDTSNSLLPHSNSVPIPYFGRSESPPSFTASPPHSEDSDRDLEPKDPATRKRKSNTPRWTKQVQICPGVPVEGTLDDGFNWRKYGQKDILGAKYPRGYYRCTLRHVQGCLATKQVQRADEDPTIFEVTYRGRHTCNQGGGNANNNVMNPEPLTIIPQNQEQNLGAGSRNEHQQIVSEPQQNPQEILLNFQRNLNISNDNNFNFNTDPNNVPFSTFASSSDIKSDQDYSFVPNSIIQSNNFVESFSPSYNFGMSSNSEMNNFGGKQNGSNDYQFNSMGYESNFPFDYQGFSS, from the exons ATGGAAAACTATGGTGCTGACAATAATGGAGAGCTTAATAGAATTATAAGTGAATTAACTCAAGGTAAGGACCTAGTTCATCAGCTCCAACTCCAACTCAATGCTCCTtattcctcctcctcttcttccccCGAAACAACTCGAGATTTCTTGCTTCATAATATCCAGTCCAAATTTGACAAGGCTCTTTCTTTGCTCCAGTACAGTACTGGAGACACTTCTAATTCACTACTACCACATTCCAATTCTGTGCCAATACCCTATTTTGGAAGGTCTGAATCTCCACCATCTTTCACTGCGAGTCCCCCTCATAGTGAAGATTCTGATCGTGACCTCGAACCCAAAGACCCTGCTACTCGCAAGAG AAAAAGCAATACGCCACGGTGGACAAAGCAAGTTCAAATTTGTCCCGGGGTACCAGTTGAAGGGACTCTTGATGATGGTTTTAATTGGAGAAAATATGGGCAGAAAGATATTCTTGGTGCCAAATATCCAAG AGGATATTACAGGTGTACACTTCGACATGTCCAAGGTTGTTTGGCTACAAAACAAGTTCAAAGAGCCGATGAAGATCCCACAATATTTGAAGTGACTTATAGAGGAAGACACACTTGTAATCAAGGTGGTGGTAATGCCAATAATAATGTCATGAATCCAGAACCTTTGACGATaatacctcaaaatcaagaacaaaACTTAGGAGCTGGATCAAGAAATGAACATCAGCAAATAGTCTCTGAACCCCAACAAAATCCACAGGAAATCCTCTTGAATTTTCAGAGAAACCTCAATATCTCCAACGacaataatttcaacttcaatacTGATCCTAACAATGTGCCATTTTCAACTTTCGCTTCATCGTCCGATATCAAGTCTGATCAAGATTACAGCTTTGTGCCTAATTCCATTATTCAAAGCAACAACTTTGTGGAGAGTTTTTCCCCATCCTACAATTTTGGGATGTCTTCTAATTCTGAAATGAACAATTTTGGAGGGAAGCAAAATGGTTCAAATGACTACCAATTTAACTCAATGGGATATGAATCAAACTTCCCATTTGATTATCAGGGGTTCTCTTCCTAA